A single Vulpes lagopus strain Blue_001 chromosome 3, ASM1834538v1, whole genome shotgun sequence DNA region contains:
- the ZNF644 gene encoding zinc finger protein 644 isoform X3 yields the protein MLIRQNLALDCKQKKSRSRSGSKKKMLTLPHGADEVYILRCRFCGLVFRGPLSVQEDWIKHLQRHIVNANLPRTGAGMVEVTSLLKKPASITETSFSLLMAEAAS from the exons CCTTAGATTGTAAGCAAAAGAAATCAAGGTCAAGATCtggaagcaagaagaaaatgttaacattacCTCATGGTGCTGACGAGGTTTACATTCTCCGATGCAG GTTTTGTGGCCTAGTCTTTCGTGGACCGTTGTCTGTTCAGGAAGACTGGATTAAGCACTTACAACGACACATTGTAAACGCTAATCTTCCACGGACTGGAGCTGGCATGGTGGAAGTCACGTCACTACTTAAAAAGCCTGCCTCCATTACAGAAACTTCATTTTCTCTACTAATGGCAGAAGCAGCTTCATAG